In Neofelis nebulosa isolate mNeoNeb1 chromosome 10, mNeoNeb1.pri, whole genome shotgun sequence, one DNA window encodes the following:
- the KBTBD3 gene encoding kelch repeat and BTB domain-containing protein 3 gives MDNSYHLNQRNSCNGLPSEKKNNFLVSEDHGQKILSVLQNFREQNVFYDFKIIMKDETIPCHRCVLAACSDFFRAMFEVNMKERDGGSVTITNLPSKAVKAFLDYAYTGKTKITDDNVEMFFQLSSFLQVSFLAKACSDFLIKSINLVNCLQLLSLSDSYGSPRLFDHALYFVQHHFSLLFKSSDFLEMNFGVLQKCLESDELNVPEEETVLKVVLSWTKHNLESRQKHLPYLIKKVRLHQLSEETLQNCLLNEECLLKSTNCFDIIMDAVKCVQGSGGLFPDARPSTTEKYIFVHKTEENGGDQYTFCYNINSDSWKVLPQSHLIDLPGSSLSSYGEKIFLTGGCKGPCCRTVRLHIAESYHDATDQTWCYCPVKNDFFLVSAMKTPRTMHTSVLALNRLFVIGGKTKGSQDIKSLLDVESYDPLSKEWMSVSPLPRGIYYPEASTCQNVIYVLGSEVEITDAFNPSLDCFFKYNVTTDQWSELVAEFGQFFHATLIKAVPVNCTLYICDLSTYKVYSFCPDTCVWKGEGSFECAGFNAGAVGIEDKIYILGGDYAPDEITDEVQVYHSGRSEWEEVSPMPRALTEFYCQVIQFNKYRDPWFSNHF, from the exons ATGGATAATTCATATCATCTCAACCAACGCAACTCATGTAATGGACTTCCATCTGAGAAGAAAAACAACTTCCTTGTGTCTGAAGATCATGGACAGAAAATCTTAAGTGTACTACAGAATTTTAGAGAACAAAATGTCttttatgatttcaaaataatcatGAAAGATGAAACAATCCCATGTCATCGTTGTGTCTTAGCAGCATGCAGTGACTTTTTCAG gGCCATGTTTGAAGTCAACATGAAAGAGCGAGACGGCGGGAGCGTCACCATCACTAATCTGCCCTCCAAAGCAGTAAAAGCGTTTCTTGACTATGCCTACACTGGGAAAACCAAGATAACGGATGATAACGTGGAAATGTTCTTCCAGTTGTCATCATTTCTTCAAGTTTCCTTCCTAGCCAAAGCTTGCAGTGACTTCTTAATAAAGAGTATTAACCTTGTCAATTGTTTACAGTTATTATCGCTGTCAGACAGCTACGGCTCTCCCCGCTTGTTTGACCACGCGCTGTACTTTGTACAGCACCACTTTTCCTTACTGTTTAAATCCAGTGATTTCCTAGAGATGAACTTTGGAGTACTGCAGAAATGTCTGGAATCCGATGAACTGAATGTCCCTGAAGAAGAGACTGTACTGAAAGTGGTCCTTAGCTGGACCAAACACAACTTAGAATCAAGGCAAAAGCATCTGCCTTATTTGATTAAAAAAGTTAGATTACATCAGTTATCCGAGGAGACCCTTCAAAACTGTCTGCTCAACGAAGAGTGTTTACTCAAAAGCACAAACTGTTTTGACATAATCATGGATGCTGTTAAGTGTGTGCAAGGTTCTGGTGGACTCTTCCCTGATGCTCGACCATCCACaactgaaaaatacatatttgttcacAAAACTGAGGAAAACGGTGGAGACCAATATACCTTTTGCTACAATATAAACAGTGACTCGTGGAAAGTGCTGCCACAGTCACACCTGATTGACTTGCCAGGGTCTAGTCTGTCTAGTTACGGAGAGAAGATATTCCTGACGGGCGGCTGCAAGGGGCCGTGCTGTAGAACGGTTCGGCTTCATATCGCAGAGTCCTATCATGATGCGACTGACCAAACCTGGTGCTACTGTCCAGTGAAGAACGATTTCTTCCTGGTATCAGCTATGAAGACACCAAGAACCATGCATACATCAGTTCTGGCTCTCAACAGATTATTTGTCATAGGTGGAAAGACGAAAGGGTCTCAGGACATTAAAAGCCTCTTAGATGTCGAGTCTTACGACCCTCTTTCTAAGGAATGGATGTCTGTCAGCCCGTTACCCAGGGGCATATACTACCCTGAAGCGAGCACCTGCCAAAATGTCATTTATGTTCTTGGGTCAGAGGTAGAGATTACAGATGCCTTTAACCCGTCACTTGATTGCTTTTTCAAATACAACGTGACCACCGATCAGTGGTCTGAACTCGTAGCAGAGTTTGGGCAGTTTTTTCATGCGACACTAATCAAAGCTGTCCCAGTAAACTGCACACTGTACATATGTGACCTTTCCACCTATAAAGTTTATAGTTTTTGTCCAGATACTTGTGTCTGGAAGGGTGAAGGCTCTTTTGAATGTGCAGGCTTTAATGCAGGCGCAGTTGGAATTGAAGACAAAATTTATATCTTGGGTGGCGATTACGCCCCAGATGAGATCACAGATGAAGTACAAGTCTACCATAGTGGCAGATCTGAGTGGGAGGAAGTCTCACCCATGCCACGAGCCTTAACGGAATTTTACTGCCAGGTGATTCAGTTTAATAAATACAGAGACCCATGGTTTTCTAATCATTTCTGA